The following coding sequences are from one Capsicum annuum cultivar UCD-10X-F1 chromosome 3, UCD10Xv1.1, whole genome shotgun sequence window:
- the LOC107863710 gene encoding glucan endo-1,3-beta-glucosidase 8: MFKIGILLLFLLSGVDGLGVNWGTMATHKLPPKTVVQMLKDSGIQKVKLFDADQSTMSALAGSDLEVMVAIPNDQLSAMNDYDRAKDWVKRNVTRYNFKGGVNIKYVAVGNEPFLTSYNNSFLNTTFPALQNIQNALNEAGLGSTIKATVPLNADVYFSPDDNPVPSAGRFREDINDLMTQIVQFMSQNNAPFTVNIYPFLSLYANEHFPVNFAFFDGASNPIVDNGFTYTNVFDANFDTLVSALKAAGVGNMTILVGEVGWPTNGDKNANVDLAYRFYKGLLPRLAANTGTPLRPGYIEVYLFGLIDEDGKSIAPGNFERHWGIFRYDGQPKFAMDLTGQGQDKFLMGAQNVEYLSKKWCMINPNAKDLSKLAENINYACTFSDCTALGYGSSCNELDANGNASYAFNMYYQAQNQGDFSCNFQGLAMVTDQNISQANCNFTIQIAASFSLKLLPGIITFLTAFTFILL, from the exons ATGTTTAAAATtgggatattattattatttttattaagtgGTGTTGATGGGCTAGGAGTGAACTGGGGAACAATGGCAACCCACAAGTTGCCACCAAAAACAGTGGTACAGATGTTGAAGGACAGTGGTATTCAGAAGGTGAAGTTATTTGATGCAGATCAATCCACCATGAGTGCTCTTGCTGGTAGTGATCTTGAAGTTATGGTTGCCATTCCCAATGATCAGCTTTCTGCTATGAATGATTATGATAGAGCTAAAGATTGGGTCAAACGCAATGTCACCCGCTACAATTTCAAAGGAGGTGTCAACATCAA ATATGTTGCAGTTGGTAATGAGCCTTTCCTGACATCCTACAACAACTCCTTTCTTAACACGACCTTCCCAGCACTTCAGAACATCCAAAATGCTCTAAATGAAGCAGGACTTGGGAGCACCATAAAAGCAACTGTACCTCTAAATGCTGATGTTTATTTCTCTCCAGACGACAATCCCGTACCATCTGCTGGGAGATTCCGAGAAGACATTAATGATTTAATGACCCAGATTGTTCAATTCATGAGCCAGAACAACGCACCTTTCACAGTAAACATTTACCCCTTTCTAAGTCTTTATGCCAACGAGCATTTCCCCGTTAATTTTGCCTTCTTTGATGGAGCCAGTAACCCCATTGTTGATAATGGATTCACATACACCAATGTATTTGATGCCAACTTTGATACCCTGGTATCAGCATTGAAAGCCGCAGGTGTTGGTAATATGACCATCCTTGTTGGGGAAGTTGGATGGCCCACGAATGGAGACAAAAACGCCAATGTCGATCTTGCTTATCGGTTCTATAAAGGACTGTTACCCCGGCTTGCAGCCAATACCGGAACACCTCTTCGGCCTGGATATATTGAAGTTTACTTGTTTGGGCTTATTGATGAGGATGGTAAAAGTATTGCTCCTGGTAACTTTGAGCGTCACTGGGGAATCTTCCGGTATGATGGACAGCCGAAGTTTGCCATGGACCTTACGGGTCAGGGACAGGATAAGTTTCTTATGGGTGCACAAAATGTGGAATATTTATCCAAGAAATGGTGCATGATTAATCCGAATGCCAAGGACTTGAGCAAACTTGCAGAAAACATCAACTATGCATGCACGTTCTCAGATTGCACAGCATTAGGGTATGGTTCGTCTTGCAACGAGTTGGACGCCAACGGTAATGCATCATATGCATTTAATATGTATTACCAGGCTCAGAACCAAGGAGATTTCAGTTGTAACTTTCAGGGTCTGGCAATGGTGACAGATCAGAATATATCTCAAGCAAACTGTAACTTCACCATCCAGATTGCTGCCTCTTTCTCTCTGAAATTATTGCCTGGGATTATCACATTTCTAACTGCATTCACATTTATTTTACTATAA